A window of Ananas comosus cultivar F153 linkage group 11, ASM154086v1, whole genome shotgun sequence genomic DNA:
GATAAATGAACTAGCCAAATTTTTAACTGCATGGTGAAcaatatgattaaaaaaaaaagtgttattTTTAGGAGACGAGGCTCAAGCCCAACTTCAGTATTTCGCCGTATACATTCACTTGCGCAGAATTGGCTAAAACAGTGCCATTAATTGTACACTTGTAACTTAACCCTgccccttctctccctctctctatctcttatgctgtttttgatattttgttttctcttttctcgAGGTACTATATCTCACCTATATTGTCGAGTTCAtatcatttttataaataaagcggatagcttactatctttttttcaaaaaaataaattcacatAGATATAATTTGCGTGAGCCTTCTTTTTGAATTGAATTAAAAAGTAGTCGACATTTCTGAGTTTAGAAGGCTAACCCAATCTTAGAAGGCTAACCCAATCAAGCCTACTAGCTAGGCAAGCCATGTGGAAATAGAGAGATCGCCAATATCTCCTCCTTGCACTAATTAAATTATGTATGCATCATgggtgggggaaaaaaaaaaaaatctagtaatTGCCGAGTTGGTAGGTTGGGTTAGTGGCAAACAATCTACTAGGGACCCAAATGATGTCTGCAACTTAATTAAGACTCTCCAGTTATACATAAACTTATTTCTAAACAAAATCTGTTGGCCATTGTTCAAACATGATTGATCaccacattatatatatatttcatttttaACTTAGAACTAGAAAGAATGATCGCGACCACCGCTGAGCCTCGTGATTATATAGATGGTTTAATCATGATAAAAGGATTAGCACCGAAAAAGCTTGCATATATAGTAATTGCTAGATTGTCGTCTAAAGTTGGAATCTtgaattgaagttttttttttagaaattaaaagaagaaaTCTCTCTTTTGGAGATTTCTTTGCATGTGCTTTTCTTCTCCCAAGAGGAAGCCATAGAACTTGGATAGTTCCCAAGTGCAACTTTTTTTGAAGGGATTGGGAGTAGTAAATTATTATGAGACTGGGACAGTAGGAAGGGTATGGATACACGAAATTGTCCTTGTATTGGGTGCTGTATAGGGATCTGAGTGTAGCACCTTTCCTAAGCAACTTCCCACTTTACAGATCCCTAAAGAAGAGTTGGGCACTCAAGGGACAGCAGGAGTGAGGAAAGGCACCTTTTATGGGTGCGCTTGCTGTGATGATAAGCAGAGATGGGGTCTGGATGACTTAGACTCGTTTACATCGATGTAGGAGAAAAGTTggctaattttatatatatatatatatataaacaaaagttAGGTGAGttagaggaagaagaaataGTCGCAGCCGAGTCGAATATGTAATGGTATGGTGGGTGGACACACACTAGACAAGCCAAGAGAGACTGTTAATTAATAgagactttttttaaaaaaaacgaaaTGTCTAATCTAGTATTCAATGTGATGTAGAAATATTCCCTCGGATGTTTGGGAGGTGTCTATATTCCCATCTTCCCTTAGTCTAAGATTTTATtatacaataaataaattttacaaatgtATAATGGACATTTAAGCAGAACCAGACATATGTTTTAGTAGcactatttctatatatattaaatattaatccttaGTTTTGGCCACTGGGAAAGAGGCAAAAGCAAATTGCTACAGCAAGAAGAAACCTTCCAAACAGTAAGTAAACAGCTTCAGACCTTCAGAAAAAGGAGGCACAAAACGCCCACTTTTAGAAACAGTATGGTGAAAGTACTTGCTGCTTTGTAAGAGACCACATGACTAAAATCCAAACTGACATGATCACATctatgcctatatatatattcatttactTCTAAGCGACCAGGTAACTGAAAATCAAAATTGACATGATCACACCAATGCCTACACTAATTTACTTGCATTTACCTTCTCTTCAACTCAAGAGCTCAAAAGCAACGGTTCCAATTTTATACGAAAAAAAAGTGAGAACCTTACCGTTCAGAACTAACGCCAAGagttcaaaaatatattttggattttaaagaaaaaggagtCCTTGAATGGTAAGGTTGCAAGTTACAATTAAAAAGTTACCGTAGGGCTAGCATCGCTCTATTTGAGCTTCAGCAGAACCTTAGttatagattttattaaaaatgtGTTAAACTTTTACtcagtattaattaattatatacagCAGCAATTGAATAAACAGGTGGGCACCAATTTTGAAGCACACCATGTGGCGGCCACTGTGGAGGCCACAGGAGGGTAGACAAAAAAGGATCTCAAACTGGACCGCCTCGGCCCAGCCTGGAGCCTCTCTTTTTAAGTTTGGCGACGTGGATTTTGCTTTCACTATAGTGCACACATTTATATATAAGAGGACCAAACTAATTagctcttttctttctctttttctttttttttttttctaaaaacctTTTTGCTAGACTAATTAATCTCAGGTGAGGTCTTAATCTCTTCCACTGTTATTGTTGCATCAGAGACGAGAGTGGGTTGCTGCTTCACGAAAGTCTTGTGCTTTCATAATACGCTCGTTTGGCGTGACACCGCAGCACAAAATAAGACgaacaagaagaagaatagAAGGGAGTCGAACTGGACTCGGCGTTTCTCTCTGAAAACCAGGGAATCTGTTTCCCTCCTTTTAtgcgctccctctctctctctctctctctctctctctctctctctgacacAAGGGATCATCACTCCTTTCATTCTTaatatctttctctttttaatgTTTTCTGTAACCGATTTTGCGGCCGCTCACACGTGCCAATCCCATTCCCTCCACACCATGATTCACGGTAACGTTCAAAGTCGCCCaccattactctctctctcgttctctctctctctctctctctctctctctctctctgtatctcATATGATATAATACtccatatttaattaattaatattaatatctcCCATGATTTCTGCTGCTTGTTCGAAGCGCAGAGAAGAAGATATATGTTGGTTGGTTCCATTAATTCTCGAGGGAGGAATCCTCTGCTCACGGTGTACGTTGCTGCGGTGCTGATTCATACACCTCCTTCCGACTCCTCGGAACTCTTTGATTCCGCGAAGCGGTCCACCCGAAGCTTAATAATCTCCACATGGGCGAAGGCGAGGAGGAGCACCAAAGCGCTCGATCCCGATGCACAAACGAAGATGCCGCTTATCCAATGTATTTCGGCACTTCGTGCGCGTTCGTGGCTCTCCATCTGATGTCGAGGACGAAAGGGCTCGACGTCGAGCACGGGCGGTGGTCCCTCGTGGGGCAACTGATGCTCCAAGGAAGCGCCCAGCTGCTAGGATTGCTCGTCGCGAGAGctcaaggaagagaagaaggtgTATCgttggtggcggcggcggcggagaagctACGGAGAGCAGAGGCACAGGTCGAGGAGCTCAAGGGAATAAGAAGAGAGGATGCGAAGGCCAACGAGAAGGTCGCGAGCATCTTCGCGGCGCAGGAGCAGCGGTGGATAGCCGAGAGGAAGGCCCTCAGGCATCAGATCCAAATCCTCCTCAACCAAATGCGCGCCCTCGGCGCCAAACACGAAGAGAATTTATCAGATTTGAAAACGAAGATCGAGGAGAAGAAGAGTGAAGTAGGATTTAAGGAAGAGGCGTTGGAGGAAGCGGCGAGGAGAAGGAAGGAGTCAGAGGAGAAGCTCCAGTTGGCCGAAGAGGTCGTGGAGGAGCTGAAGGAGAGGGCCAAGAAGGCGGCGCAGGACCACTCCGCCGAGCTCTGGAAGCATAAGACCGTGTTCGCCGAGCTCATTTCCAACCAACGGCAGCTAGAATCCGAGCTGGCACGCGCCCTCCGGCGCGCAGAGGCTGTGCAGAAAGAGCTCCAGGAGGCGGTCGTGCGGAAGGAGGCAGCCGTTTCGATGGCCGAGGATCTGAACGCAGAGGTCGAGAAGCTCAACGAGGACGGAGAGCAGAAGGATAAGATACTGTCGGCGATGATGAGGAAATCAAAGACGGATACGGCGGAGAAGCACGTGCTCCTGAAGGAAGTGAAGATGTCCAAGGCCAAGAAGAAGCAAGCGGAGCTCGAGATGGAGAGGTGGAAGGGCCTGTGGGAGTCTATGCGGCGCAAGAGGAGCTCGAGAGCACCGCAATATTCTTTAGATGCCGGGTGCTCGCATAATAGAATTAGAAGAGAGCAACTGGGGACGGGGAGTAGCACTAATGATTGCGAGTATTTGGAAGCTGACAGCGGCAACAGCAGGAGAGAGCGCGACTTTCCCGCGGTGAAGGAAGAGGGCATTGTCAGCACAGACGAATGCGCAGACCAGCACCCGGACAACGAAAATGATAAACCTGGtacgaattttttttcttttcctgtttttttttttttctctttggttTGAACTCAGTAATATGCTCCATGCCCTGTTGATGGCTTTGAAAAACCTTGCATGACTCTTTATTAGAACACATTAGTTAATTACTGACGAGCTCAATGTCTAGTGGCAGGACTGATATTTCTGCTCGTGATGGAGAAATCACTTGTCGAAAGACATTTCGGGACAAAACCTTCTCACTTAGTTTGTGCCGATCTGTTTGCTGGGCTATGTttgtcattaaaaaaaaaaaaaaaatgttagccTTATGCTGTTTAGATATTTGGACGGATTCATAATGCTAGCTAATTCGATCATTATGCCTATAGTTTTCTGGACCCAGTTGTGATTATCTTGCCGGTTTGCATGTCTCATGCGAGATCAAGACATGGGTAACATAGGATCTAGTCTAGATATTAAGTTGCTAGACGCAACTGAGCCACAAAGTTTCATGTTATTCTCTCTAAATCACTCACTCTACCTTGCCATAAACAGCCGCTGAGGACTTACATCGACTGCAAGATTGGATTCGGATGGAGGCCGAGAAGTATGTATCCGTCCTCGAGCAAAGGCATCACGGAGAGATAGAGGCATTCACAGAACAGATGAGACACAAAGATGAGAAGCTAGAGGCGATGCGATGGCGCCTGCTTAGCATGGAGCTCGAGACAAAGCGACTCCAATCTCATATCGAAGGGCTCGACGGGAATCTGTCACATTTAAGGGAGGAGAACATCAAGCTGGAAACCCTATTGGTAGATAAGGAGAAGGAAGTGACATCATTGAAGGAGAAGCTGTGCTTCTACATTCAACACCACCAAAAGACTAGCTCAAGCTGTTCTACTGTCCAACAGGGAAAAATCACGAGAAGGAAGCAAAGGGAGAAAGAGCAAGAATCAGGAGAAAACCCAGCAGAACAAGTCCAGATGGAAGAGAAGATAGGTCAGGAGAGAGAGGACCAAAAGGCTTATGAAGAAACAAAACTAGCAAAGTTGGAATCAGAGAAAGTAGTTGGAGAAACCATACATGATGAAAAGAGACTCATTGATATTACATCAAGTAGTTCGATGACAGTCTCGGTACCAAATGATCTTAATTCTAATGATCAATCTATTGTTTACATCAATAAATCGCCTTTGGAAGAACCTAAGCAAGCAGAGAAACAACTACAGGACCAAATTCGGACGTCCCAGAAAGAAGAGattgaagaagagaaagaagtcGGCATGGACATTGGAAATGCAATTCTGCAGAAGAACTTCCAAGAAGACATAGATGGCGATGCTAAATTATCACCTATTGGGTCATCTCTTG
This region includes:
- the LOC109717628 gene encoding ELKS/Rab6-interacting/CAST family member 1 isoform X1, whose protein sequence is MGEGEEEHQSARSRCTNEDAAYPMYFGTSCAFVALHLMSRTKGLDVEHGRWSLVGQLMLQGSAQLLGLLVARAQGREEGVSLVAAAAEKLRRAEAQVEELKGIRREDAKANEKVASIFAAQEQRWIAERKALRHQIQILLNQMRALGAKHEENLSDLKTKIEEKKSEVGFKEEALEEAARRRKESEEKLQLAEEVVEELKERAKKAAQDHSAELWKHKTVFAELISNQRQLESELARALRRAEAVQKELQEAVVRKEAAVSMAEDLNAEVEKLNEDGEQKDKILSAMMRKSKTDTAEKHVLLKEVKMSKAKKKQAELEMERWKGLWESMRRKRSSRAPQYSLDAGCSHNRIRREQLGTGSSTNDCEYLEADSGNSRRERDFPAVKEEGIVSTDECADQHPDNENDKPAAEDLHRLQDWIRMEAEKYVSVLEQRHHGEIEAFTEQMRHKDEKLEAMRWRLLSMELETKRLQSHIEGLDGNLSHLREENIKLETLLVDKEKEVTSLKEKLCFYIQHHQKTSSSCSTVQQGKITRRKQREKEQESGENPAEQVQMEEKIGQEREDQKAYEETKLAKLESEKVVGETIHDEKRLIDITSSSSMTVSVPNDLNSNDQSIVYINKSPLEEPKQAEKQLQDQIRTSQKEEIEEEKEVGMDIGNAILQKNFQEDIDGDAKLSPIGSSLVQSAQKSSSWKMDIHALGVSYKIKRLKQQLLVLEKMAGTQAMKQPTAIDDSPRTPEGWNDDGKMDQAKPQQKGFHQLMSFLNKQVKRYQSLEEKIDDLCRRMQESYRSGIRRDLRNGRPKEQTETLEGFLEESFQLQRYMVATGQKLLEMQSRITFGFAGTEGFSETMGFNIRQFSDVVKTLFRDIQRGLDVRIARIIGDLEGTLACDGILNG
- the LOC109717628 gene encoding ELKS/Rab6-interacting/CAST family member 1 isoform X2, producing MGEGEEEHQSARSRCTNEDAAYPMYFGTSCAFVALHLMSRTKGLDVEHGRWSLVGQLMLQGSAQLLGLLVARAQGREEGVSLVAAAAEKLRRAEAQVEELKGIRREDAKANEKVASIFAAQEQRWIAERKALRHQIQILLNQMRALGAKHEENLSDLKTKIEEKKSEVGFKEEALEEAARRRKESEEKLQLAEEVVEELKERAKKAAQDHSAELWKHKTVFAELISNQRQLESELARALRRAEAVQKELQEAVVRKEAAVSMAEDLNAEVEKLNEDGEQKDKILSAMMRKSKTDTAEKHVLLKEVKMSKAKKKQAELEMERWKGLWESMRRKRSSRAPQYSLDAGCSHNRIRREQLGTGSSTNDCEYLEADSGNSRRERDFPAVKEEGIVSTDECADQHPDNENDKPAAEDLHRLQDWIRMEAEKYVSVLEQRHHGEIEAFTEQMRHKDEKLEAMRWRLLSMELETKRLQSHIEGLDGNLSHLREENIKLETLLVDKEKEVTSLKEKLCFYIQHHQKTSSSCSTVQQGKITRRKQREKEQESGENPAEQVQMEEKIGQEREDQKAYEETKLAKLESEKVVGETIHDEKRLIDITSSSSMTVSVPNDLNSNDQSIVYINKSPLEEPKQAEKQLQDQIRTSQKEEIEEEKEVGMDIGNAILQKNFQEDIDGDAKLSPIGSSLVQSAQKSSSWKMDIHALGVSYKIKRLKQQLLVLEKMAGTQAMKQPTAIDDSPRTPEGWNDDGKMDQAKPQQKGFHQLMSFLNKQVKRYQSLEEKIDDLCRRMESYRSGIRRDLRNGRPKEQTETLEGFLEESFQLQRYMVATGQKLLEMQSRITFGFAGTEGFSETMGFNIRQFSDVVKTLFRDIQRGLDVRIARIIGDLEGTLACDGILNG